A genomic stretch from Edaphobacter aggregans includes:
- a CDS encoding pirin family protein, with translation MAVTKKVKGIYGAGSDHWVGDGFPVRNLFPSNGVNDEVNPFLMLDYAGPSHFEPSKRAHGVGQHPHRGFETVTIAYQGSVSHRDSAGNSGTIYPGDVQWMTAASGVVHEEMHAKEFSEKGGTFEMVQLWVNLPKAAKMSAPRYQGITKEQIPTLTLGANGQARIIAGELNGAEGPAKTFTAINVFDLRLKAGDPVKFALPDGHNAAVILLQGDVLVNGVEGLKGAARIAVLSDEGGEISIEPKVGSTLLVLSGEPIDEPVASYGPFVMNTEEELKQAFQDYKTGKMGNLS, from the coding sequence ATGGCAGTAACAAAGAAGGTGAAGGGAATTTACGGGGCTGGATCGGACCATTGGGTTGGGGATGGCTTTCCCGTGCGCAACCTGTTTCCGTCGAACGGCGTGAACGATGAGGTCAATCCGTTTCTGATGTTGGATTACGCGGGACCGAGCCACTTTGAGCCCTCGAAGCGCGCGCATGGGGTAGGACAGCATCCGCATCGCGGGTTTGAGACGGTGACGATCGCGTATCAGGGATCGGTCTCGCACCGCGATTCTGCGGGGAACTCAGGCACGATCTATCCCGGTGATGTGCAGTGGATGACCGCAGCTTCGGGTGTTGTGCATGAGGAGATGCACGCGAAGGAGTTCTCGGAGAAGGGCGGGACGTTCGAGATGGTGCAGCTTTGGGTGAACCTGCCCAAGGCGGCGAAGATGTCGGCGCCGCGCTACCAGGGCATCACGAAGGAGCAGATCCCCACGTTGACACTGGGTGCGAATGGTCAAGCGAGGATTATCGCCGGAGAACTGAATGGGGCGGAGGGGCCGGCGAAAACTTTTACTGCGATCAACGTCTTCGATCTGCGTTTGAAGGCTGGCGATCCGGTGAAGTTCGCACTGCCTGATGGTCATAATGCTGCGGTGATTCTGCTGCAAGGCGATGTTCTCGTCAACGGCGTTGAAGGATTAAAGGGCGCCGCGCGAATTGCGGTCTTGTCGGATGAGGGCGGAGAGATTTCGATTGAGCCCAAGGTGGGTTCCACGCTGCTTGTTCTCAGTGGCGAACCGATCGACGAACCTGTCGCGAGCTATGGCCCATTTGTAATGAACACGGAGGAGGAATTGAAGCAGGCCTTTCAGGATTACAAGACTGGAAAGATGGGCAATCTCAGCTAA
- a CDS encoding cupin domain-containing protein, whose amino-acid sequence MIPRREVIEGLFKTGLATLGSSIIGSTGVQAAKVCTVFKQPLPSVSLDHWDLTILEVDYPAGGFSNAHRHPGFVVGYILEGEVRFKLKGQPEKTYRKGQVFYEPPNSVHQVSANVSMAKPARVLALIFAQTGSQNSIPA is encoded by the coding sequence ATGATACCGCGAAGGGAAGTTATCGAAGGACTCTTCAAGACAGGACTAGCGACACTGGGTTCCTCCATCATTGGCAGCACCGGAGTTCAGGCCGCGAAGGTATGTACCGTCTTCAAGCAGCCGTTGCCGTCCGTCTCGCTCGATCACTGGGATCTAACCATTCTTGAGGTCGACTATCCAGCGGGCGGATTCTCCAATGCGCATCGCCATCCGGGCTTTGTCGTCGGCTATATCCTTGAGGGTGAAGTCCGCTTCAAACTCAAAGGACAACCAGAGAAAACCTATCGCAAGGGGCAAGTCTTTTACGAGCCGCCGAACAGCGTGCATCAGGTCTCAGCCAACGTAAGCATGGCGAAACCGGCTCGCGTGCTCGCGCTGATCTTCGCGCAGACTGGCAGCCAGAACAGTATCCCTGCGTAA
- a CDS encoding DoxX family protein has product MSYPLTYAAPFLLLALTGGRIRGIASLLRLPLAVAFLDAVADRLGLLGPHGTPGVAWGDFAHFISYTARLNAFMPAATIPALAVLATIGETTFGIALIFGIYLPVAAIGSAALLFLFATAMTIAGFSQFSYGVYLMAAGALALSTVDASLLSMDSFLQSRRNNFEPDSHHRADRDTDTVHL; this is encoded by the coding sequence ATGTCGTACCCGCTAACATACGCTGCTCCTTTTCTTCTGCTTGCTCTTACCGGAGGGCGCATTCGCGGGATCGCCTCCCTCCTGCGACTTCCTCTTGCCGTCGCGTTCCTGGATGCAGTAGCCGATCGCCTCGGACTGCTCGGCCCGCACGGTACACCCGGAGTGGCATGGGGCGACTTCGCGCACTTCATCAGCTATACAGCCCGCCTCAATGCATTCATGCCAGCGGCGACGATACCTGCGCTCGCCGTGTTAGCCACAATCGGCGAGACTACCTTTGGCATCGCTCTTATCTTCGGCATCTATCTTCCGGTCGCGGCAATCGGATCGGCAGCCCTGCTGTTTCTCTTTGCCACCGCAATGACGATCGCAGGGTTTTCGCAGTTCTCTTACGGTGTGTACCTGATGGCAGCCGGCGCGCTGGCCCTCTCCACTGTCGACGCTTCCCTGCTGAGTATGGACTCCTTTCTTCAATCGCGAAGAAACAATTTTGAACCGGATTCACACCATCGCGCAGATCGCGATACAGATACAGTTCATCTCTAA
- the cysS gene encoding cysteine--tRNA ligase, with translation MELFNTLGGKIEPLTPVGAPALRMYCCGPTVYDYGHIGNFRTFLHVDVLRRFMRQQGMAIDYVMNVTDVDDKIIRNAAAAGVPIGEYTAKYERAFFEDSDALGIERPEEIARATSCIPDMVALIQKLAAKDIAYQAEDGSWYFRIHRFPEYGKLSKKDFEGIEDGARVDVDEYEKDAARDFALWKAVKPGEQSWDTELGAGRPGWHIECSAMAMKFLGETFDLHAGGEDLMFPHHENEIAQSESATGHTFARHWMHVRFLLVEGRKMSKSEGNFYTLRDLLLKGHRASAIRFLLISVPYRNQMNFTFESLTESTNAVERLRTFHQRMLKGGFPEGLNPEIAAATATASADFTAALANDLNTAEARAAIFDLVRAANSAADAGTLRADNVAEILKVMALFDGVFAVLEDNDTIVTRAAIAWAEAEGRIGEADASLVATLALSDEAIDALVAERTQAKKTRNFARADAIRNELLAKGILLEDSKDGVRWKRK, from the coding sequence ATGGAACTCTTTAATACTCTGGGCGGAAAGATCGAGCCGCTGACTCCGGTGGGCGCTCCGGCGCTTCGCATGTATTGTTGCGGCCCAACCGTCTACGACTACGGACACATCGGAAACTTCCGTACGTTTCTGCATGTCGATGTGCTGCGACGATTTATGCGTCAGCAGGGCATGGCGATCGATTACGTGATGAACGTGACCGACGTGGACGACAAGATTATCCGCAATGCTGCTGCGGCTGGCGTGCCCATTGGGGAGTACACGGCTAAGTACGAGCGTGCCTTCTTTGAGGACTCGGACGCGCTTGGGATTGAGCGACCGGAGGAGATTGCTCGGGCGACCAGCTGCATTCCCGACATGGTGGCTCTGATTCAGAAGCTGGCGGCGAAGGACATTGCCTACCAGGCTGAGGATGGAAGCTGGTATTTCCGGATTCATCGTTTTCCGGAGTACGGCAAGCTTTCGAAGAAGGACTTCGAGGGGATTGAGGACGGCGCGCGCGTCGATGTGGATGAGTATGAGAAAGATGCCGCGCGGGACTTTGCCCTGTGGAAGGCAGTGAAACCCGGCGAGCAGAGCTGGGATACGGAGCTTGGTGCCGGACGGCCGGGGTGGCATATCGAGTGCTCCGCGATGGCGATGAAGTTTTTGGGCGAGACCTTTGACCTGCACGCTGGCGGCGAAGATTTGATGTTTCCGCATCATGAGAACGAGATTGCTCAGTCGGAGTCGGCCACTGGGCACACCTTCGCGCGACACTGGATGCATGTGCGCTTCCTGCTCGTGGAAGGCCGGAAGATGTCGAAGTCGGAGGGCAACTTCTACACGCTGCGCGATCTGCTGTTGAAGGGTCATCGTGCTTCGGCGATACGTTTTTTGCTGATTTCGGTGCCGTATCGCAACCAGATGAACTTTACGTTTGAGAGCCTTACGGAATCGACCAACGCCGTCGAGCGGTTGCGTACGTTCCATCAGCGGATGCTGAAGGGTGGTTTTCCGGAGGGGCTGAATCCGGAGATTGCGGCGGCTACTGCTACGGCGAGTGCAGACTTTACCGCGGCATTGGCCAATGATTTGAATACGGCTGAGGCGCGTGCGGCGATCTTCGATCTCGTTCGGGCGGCGAATTCTGCTGCGGATGCGGGGACTCTCCGGGCTGACAATGTTGCGGAGATTCTGAAGGTGATGGCATTGTTCGATGGAGTCTTCGCGGTGCTTGAGGACAACGATACGATCGTGACTCGCGCTGCGATTGCGTGGGCTGAGGCTGAGGGTCGTATCGGCGAGGCGGATGCTTCGCTGGTTGCGACGCTTGCACTGAGCGATGAGGCGATTGACGCGCTGGTTGCAGAGCGTACGCAGGCCAAGAAGACTCGCAACTTTGCGCGCGCCGATGCGATTCGTAACGAACTGCTCGCGAAGGGCATCCTTCTTGAAGACTCGAAGGATGGGGTTCGGTGGAAGCGTAAGTAG
- the tsaD gene encoding tRNA (adenosine(37)-N6)-threonylcarbamoyltransferase complex transferase subunit TsaD has protein sequence MHEQSGNSRGLILGIESSCDETAAAVVRAGSDALSNVVASQMALHANYGGVVPELASREHLRNVVPVVREAMARARVTFDDLDAVAVTEGPGLAGALLVGITYAKALSFGVGKPLIGVNHLEGHIHAVLMEARQRAEAPMELPLLALVVSGGHTHLYLARQSGESWSYRNVGRTVDDAAGEAYDKVAKLLGLGYPGGPWIDALAVRGNPRAVPFQFGQIKPRAHREGISFPNKKAPPKGEGPTFDFSFSGIKTAVLRYVETHHMRESIEARRVALAADPELRPKSDAMAALCDARTLDLIASFQYAVVGNLLRQTFAAAEVFGARGVVVSGGVAANSELRRRFKAEADKRGLPVAFPSLSLSTDNAAMIAAAAWPKFVAGDFAGEELGATPQLRLGSV, from the coding sequence ATGCACGAACAATCTGGAAACTCCAGAGGCCTGATTCTGGGCATCGAAAGCTCTTGCGACGAGACTGCTGCGGCGGTGGTTCGCGCTGGGAGCGATGCGCTTTCGAATGTGGTTGCATCGCAGATGGCGCTGCATGCGAACTATGGCGGCGTCGTTCCTGAGCTGGCTTCGCGGGAACATCTGCGGAATGTTGTGCCGGTGGTGCGGGAGGCGATGGCTCGGGCTAGAGTTACATTCGATGATCTGGATGCCGTTGCTGTGACTGAGGGGCCAGGGCTTGCTGGTGCGCTGCTGGTGGGGATCACGTATGCCAAGGCGCTTAGCTTTGGGGTGGGTAAGCCGCTGATTGGAGTGAATCATCTGGAGGGACATATCCATGCGGTGTTGATGGAGGCCCGGCAGCGTGCGGAGGCTCCGATGGAGTTGCCGCTGCTTGCGTTGGTGGTCTCGGGTGGGCATACACATCTGTATCTAGCGCGGCAGAGTGGTGAGTCGTGGAGCTATCGCAATGTGGGCCGGACGGTCGATGATGCGGCGGGCGAGGCTTACGACAAGGTCGCGAAGTTGCTTGGGTTAGGGTATCCGGGCGGGCCCTGGATCGATGCGCTGGCAGTGCGGGGGAATCCGCGGGCTGTGCCGTTTCAATTTGGGCAGATCAAGCCGCGGGCTCATCGCGAAGGGATTTCGTTCCCGAATAAGAAGGCACCGCCGAAGGGTGAAGGGCCGACCTTTGATTTTTCTTTCAGCGGGATTAAGACGGCAGTGTTGCGCTACGTCGAGACGCATCACATGCGCGAGAGTATCGAGGCTCGTCGCGTTGCTCTGGCTGCTGACCCGGAGTTGAGGCCGAAGTCGGACGCGATGGCGGCGTTGTGCGATGCGAGAACGCTCGACCTGATTGCTTCGTTTCAGTATGCGGTGGTGGGGAATCTTCTTCGCCAGACCTTCGCTGCCGCGGAGGTGTTTGGGGCACGAGGGGTGGTGGTTTCGGGTGGCGTGGCGGCGAATAGCGAGCTGCGGCGGCGGTTCAAAGCTGAGGCGGATAAGCGCGGGCTGCCCGTGGCGTTCCCTTCGCTGTCGCTCTCGACGGACAATGCGGCGATGATTGCGGCTGCGGCGTGGCCCAAGTTTGTGGCTGGAGATTTTGCGGGTGAGGAGCTGGGGGCGACTCCGCAGCTGAGGCTTGGGTCGGTGTAA
- a CDS encoding DMT family transporter, whose amino-acid sequence MSRRDLVQLLLLSAVWGASFILIEISGRSFPPVWVALLRLTFGAAFLWTILKLKGRALPPRSLIVPLLLVALFNNAIPFTLFALGERTVPSSIAAVLNATTPIWALLLTMAVQSTKPNRFTIGGVLLGFSGVMIVVFSHGNNSHGYGHEAAFFRGVFFIALASLGYAIATVIAKVKLKGLDPIGLATTQLSLAWIMLFPLAIFGSHPDVIHRNSVLAVIALGIAGSGIAYLLYYDLLTRIQPTHVTAVTYLLPIWGLFWGFIAHEPILWTAYIGVTIVISGLILLNMTPSPKPKPIPSERACVAAE is encoded by the coding sequence ATGAGTCGGCGTGACCTCGTCCAACTGCTTCTACTCTCAGCCGTATGGGGAGCATCTTTTATCCTCATCGAAATCTCCGGACGCAGCTTCCCTCCAGTATGGGTAGCTCTCCTGCGACTCACCTTCGGAGCAGCCTTCCTCTGGACGATACTGAAGCTGAAGGGCCGCGCTCTGCCACCCCGCAGCCTGATCGTGCCACTGCTGCTTGTGGCGCTCTTCAACAATGCAATCCCATTCACCCTCTTCGCTCTTGGCGAACGCACCGTCCCGAGCAGCATTGCTGCAGTCCTTAACGCAACAACCCCCATTTGGGCACTGTTGCTGACGATGGCGGTTCAAAGCACGAAGCCCAACCGGTTCACCATAGGCGGTGTTTTGCTCGGATTCTCTGGCGTGATGATCGTCGTCTTCAGCCATGGCAACAACTCGCACGGATACGGTCACGAGGCAGCCTTCTTCCGCGGAGTCTTCTTCATCGCGCTGGCCAGTCTGGGCTACGCCATCGCGACTGTGATCGCCAAAGTAAAGCTCAAAGGCCTCGACCCCATCGGCCTAGCCACCACGCAACTCTCTCTCGCCTGGATCATGCTGTTTCCTCTCGCAATCTTTGGCTCGCACCCGGATGTAATCCATCGCAACTCCGTACTTGCAGTCATCGCATTGGGAATCGCAGGCAGCGGCATCGCCTACCTGCTCTACTACGATTTGCTGACGCGCATCCAGCCCACACACGTCACCGCTGTTACTTATCTGCTGCCAATCTGGGGTCTATTCTGGGGCTTCATCGCCCACGAACCAATCCTCTGGACGGCGTACATCGGAGTCACCATCGTCATATCCGGCCTCATCCTGTTGAACATGACGCCGTCGCCGAAGCCCAAACCGATTCCGTCAGAGCGAGCGTGTGTTGCGGCAGAGTAA
- a CDS encoding MarR family winged helix-turn-helix transcriptional regulator: MPVAKKTNTKVDTSGMHLWLVLWKASRAVEAHALRNVAGLDVGLSDFGVLEALLHKGPLPIKDLGAKVLLTSGSITTAVDRLEAKGLVERLSDKQDRRSRIVRLTATGRKVIKKAFAEHKLAMELAVSGLDLKDRAQLIELLRRLGQGAETQLEKKQKGSGAKGRHKEEAWQ, encoded by the coding sequence ATGCCAGTTGCGAAAAAGACAAATACGAAAGTCGATACCAGCGGCATGCATCTCTGGCTTGTGTTGTGGAAGGCGTCTCGTGCGGTTGAGGCGCATGCGCTGCGTAATGTTGCGGGTCTCGACGTTGGGTTGAGCGATTTTGGTGTGCTGGAGGCCTTGCTACATAAAGGGCCTTTGCCTATCAAGGATTTAGGGGCCAAGGTGCTGCTGACCAGTGGCTCGATTACGACTGCTGTGGATCGGTTGGAAGCGAAGGGTCTGGTCGAACGGCTCAGCGATAAGCAGGATCGTCGCAGCCGGATCGTGCGACTGACGGCGACTGGGCGGAAGGTCATCAAGAAAGCTTTTGCGGAGCACAAGTTGGCGATGGAACTGGCCGTCTCGGGGTTAGACCTGAAGGATCGTGCGCAACTGATTGAGTTGCTTCGCCGACTGGGACAAGGCGCGGAAACGCAACTGGAAAAGAAGCAGAAGGGAAGTGGCGCTAAGGGGCGTCATAAGGAGGAAGCATGGCAGTAA